The Desulfovibrio sp. genome window below encodes:
- the ltrA gene encoding group II intron reverse transcriptase/maturase, translating into MSLETPKKIRKLQRALYGKAKQAPEYRFYLLYDKVYREDILYHAWRLSREKRGAPGVDGQTFEDIEGYGVEKWLGELGEEVKEERYKPQPVRRVMIPKPGGVGERPLGIPTIRDRVVQTAAKLVLEPIFEADFEDSANGYRPGRSALDAVEKVHGALWNGHRQVVDADVTKYFDTIPHAELMVCLARRISDARMLRLLKSWLKVPVEERDDKGNARLTGGKGSKQGTPQGGVISPLLANIYINRFLKAFRLHGLDKKYGAVLVNYADDFVILCRHGAKAVLARVNGYFEKMKLSLNQNKTSVRNARNDHFTFLGYTFGPRRSKVDGRSRQAAVPASKALQRFHTRIRELLRPGNQTPIKETVARLNRRLRGWANYFCYDNVGPARQNMDLYVYDRIRSFLRRRHKVGSLGADRFPMSYVFGSLGVVSLRRLPRRRLAQASS; encoded by the coding sequence GTGAGCCTTGAAACTCCAAAGAAGATCCGAAAGCTCCAGAGGGCGCTCTACGGTAAGGCCAAGCAGGCACCCGAGTACCGGTTCTACCTGTTGTACGACAAGGTGTACCGCGAGGACATCCTGTACCACGCCTGGCGGCTGAGCCGCGAAAAGCGGGGTGCCCCTGGCGTGGATGGGCAGACCTTCGAGGACATCGAGGGGTACGGCGTGGAGAAGTGGTTGGGTGAACTTGGCGAGGAGGTCAAAGAAGAGCGATACAAGCCGCAACCGGTGCGGAGGGTGATGATCCCAAAGCCCGGAGGCGTAGGAGAGCGTCCGCTCGGTATCCCGACGATTCGGGACCGAGTGGTGCAGACTGCTGCCAAACTCGTGCTCGAGCCGATCTTCGAGGCTGACTTCGAGGATTCGGCCAACGGCTACCGACCGGGCCGGAGTGCTCTGGATGCTGTGGAGAAGGTCCATGGGGCACTCTGGAACGGCCATCGACAGGTTGTCGATGCGGACGTGACGAAGTACTTCGACACGATTCCGCACGCCGAACTGATGGTGTGCCTGGCCCGACGCATCAGCGATGCCCGGATGCTGCGGCTGCTGAAGTCGTGGCTGAAGGTGCCGGTAGAAGAGCGCGACGACAAGGGCAATGCGCGGCTGACGGGAGGGAAGGGGTCCAAGCAGGGAACGCCGCAGGGTGGTGTGATATCGCCGCTACTGGCGAACATCTACATCAACCGGTTTCTCAAGGCGTTCCGGCTTCATGGTCTCGATAAGAAGTACGGGGCGGTCCTGGTGAACTATGCCGACGACTTTGTGATTCTGTGTCGGCACGGCGCCAAGGCCGTCCTGGCCCGAGTGAACGGGTACTTCGAGAAGATGAAGCTGAGCCTGAACCAGAACAAGACGTCGGTGCGGAATGCCCGCAACGACCACTTCACCTTCCTGGGATACACCTTCGGTCCCCGCCGCTCGAAGGTCGATGGTCGCAGTCGGCAGGCGGCTGTGCCCGCCAGCAAGGCTCTCCAGCGCTTCCACACCCGCATCCGGGAGCTGCTCCGTCCCGGGAATCAGACACCGATAAAGGAAACGGTCGCCCGCTTGAATCGTCGCCTTCGCGGCTGGGCCAACTACTTCTGTTATGACAACGTTGGTCCCGCTCGGCAAAACATGGACTTGTACGTCTATGACCGGATTCGCAGCTTCCTGCGACGCCGTCACAAGGTGGGCAGCTTGGGCGCCGACCGCTTTCCAATGTCCTACGTCTTCGGCTCTCTCGGGGTGGTCTCTCTTCGGCGCCTACCTCGCCGACGACTTGCGCAAGCCTCGTCGTGA